Below is a window of Chthoniobacterales bacterium DNA.
GGCCTTCGCTGTCTTCGCCAGGAAGGGCGACGCGGTGCGCGATCCCTCGAAGACCCGGAGCTGGCTTTTCACCACGCTCTATCGCGAATTTCTCAAGCAGGCCGGCCGCGCCCGCCGGGTGGTCAGCATCGACGACGAGAACGAATCCCCGCGCGAGATTCCCGGCCCGACCGTCGAAGTGTCGCGCTCGCTGGATCAGGACGCCGCCCTCGTCGCCCTGGCCTCGCTCGAGGAAAGCCAGCGCGCCGTCCTCGCCCTCTTCTACCTCGACCAGTGCTCCTATCGGGAAATCGCCGAGATTCTCGATATTCCCATCGGCACGGTGATGTCTCGCCTCTCCCGCGGGAAGGAGGCCCTCCGCGAAAAACTGCGGGTGAACGAAATCGATCGGGAATAATCGCACGCCCCGTGCACTCTTAAATTTGCCAAAATGAATCGCGACGAAGCCAAGATCATCCTCAGCGCCTATCGCCCCGACCGGGACGACGCGGAAGATCCTGCTTTCGCCGAGGCATTCGGCTGGCTGGACCGCGACGACGAACTCGCGGAATGGTTCGCCGAAAGTCAGGCATTCGATCAGGACATGCGCGCGGCGTTTGCGTCGATCCAGCCGCCTCCGGGCCTGAAGGAAACCCTTCTCGCCGCCGCAAAAACGACGCCGATCTCCTCCAGCCCGGCATTCTGGCGTCGGCCGGAATTCGCCATGGCGGCGGTTCTCGCCGTCATGCTCGGGGTC
It encodes the following:
- a CDS encoding RNA polymerase sigma factor codes for the protein MPQNDLPREDRSFALQCPAPMDPHTFENLLEKHYASLYRFAYSLAKNPEDAADLTQQAFAVFARKGDAVRDPSKTRSWLFTTLYREFLKQAGRARRVVSIDDENESPREIPGPTVEVSRSLDQDAALVALASLEESQRAVLALFYLDQCSYREIAEILDIPIGTVMSRLSRGKEALREKLRVNEIDRE